CATCGCCAACGGCACGGTCACGGCGCGACAGACCATCGACGTTCGCCCGCAAATCTCCAGCACCATCCGTCAGGTGCACATCAAGGAAGGCGACTTCGTCAAAGCCGGGCAGTTGCTGTTCTCGCTCGACGCCCGCATGGACGAAGCGAACCTCAAGAAGGTGCAGGCGCAACTGGCGAAGGACGAAGCCGATCTCGCCAACGCACGACGCACGCTCGCGCGCACCAAACAACTGATCGCCGAGCACTTCGTCTCGCAAAGCGCGCTCGACACGGCGCAAAGTGGCGTGGACAGCCTCACCGCGCAGGTGGCCGCCGACCGTGCAGCGATTGCCGCGAGTCAGGTGGCGGTCGACTACAACCAGATCCGTGCGGGCATCGATGGCCGCACCGGCGCGATCAACGTGCATCCCGGCAGTCTGGTGACGCCGGGGGGCGCAGCGCTCGTGAGCATCACCCAGCTCGATCCGATCGACATCAGCTTTACGCTGCCCGAAGGGGCGCTGGCCGAATTGCAGGCGGCGCGTGCGGGTGGCCCGGTCGCCGTGACGGCCACGCTCGGGACCACGGGCGTGACCGTCACCGGTCAGCTCAGTTTCATCGACAACGCGGTGGATTCGCAGACGGGCACGATTCGCCTGAAGGCCGCCTACGACAACCGTGACGCGAAGCTGTGGCCTGGCATGTATCTGAACGTCGCCGTCATTGGCCGCGTGCTCAAGCAGGCAAGCGTCGTGCCGCCGCAAGCGGTGCAGACCGGGCCGGACGGCAAGTTCGTCTACGTGATCGACGGCGACGGCAAGGTCAGCGCCAAGCCGGTCAAGGTCGGCTACGTGGAAGCGAAGCTCGCGGTCGTCGATGGCGTGCCCGCCGGGGCGAAGGTTGTGCAGGAGGGCGCGGAAAACCTGCGTCCGGGGAATAAGGTGACGGTCGTGGCGTCGCGCGAAGGCGGTGTCGGTGCGGGTGGTGGCTCAGGGAAAGCGCCATGAACCTCTCAGAACTCTGTATCCGCCGGCCGGTCATGACGATCCTGCTGTGCGTGGCGGCGGTCGTCGCGGGTCTGATCGCGTACGGACAGATTCCGATTTCCGCCCTGCCCAGCTACAACTCGCCGGTGATTCAGGTCACGGCCACGCTGCCGGGTGCGAGTCCGGAGACGATGGCCGCGTCGGTCGCCGCGCCGATGGAAAAGCAGTTCTCGACGATTGCCGGTGTGGCGGTCATCAGTTCGACCAATACACAGGGCACCACGTCGATCATCATCGAATTCGACAGCGACCGCGATATCGACGCGGCGGCCGTCGACGTGCAGGCGGCGCTGTTCCGTGCGCAGCGCAAGCTGCCGGTGGAGATGACGACGCCGCCGTCGTATCGCAAGGTCAATCCGGCCGACGCGCCGATTCTGTTCCTCGCGATGAACTCGCCGTCGATGTCGCTTGCCGAACTGGACGACTACGCGGAAAACCTCGTCTCCCCCACGCTCTCCACGCTGCCCGGCGTGGCGCAGGTGCTGATCTTCGGCCAGAAGCGTTTCGCCGTGCGCGTGAAGGCCCGTCCCGACGCGCTCGCCGCACGCAAGCTCACGCTCGACGATGTGGCGCGCGCACTGGCCTCGGCCAACGCGAATAGCCCCGTGGGCACGCTCGACGGCAGCCGTCAGACGCTGACCATCGAGGCCAACCGTCAGATGACGAAGGCCGACCAGTTCGCGAGCCTCATCATCGCCAGTGTCAACGGCAGTCCCGTGTATCTGCGCGACGTGGCGGACGTGCAGGATAGCGTCGAGTCGGTGAAGACCGGAAGCTGGGTCAACGGCGAGCGTTCCATCGTGCTTGCGGTGCTGCGTCAGCCCAATGCGAACACGGTCGCGACGGTCGATCAGGTGAAAGCGGCGCTGCCGCGACTCGCGGAGCAGATGCCGCAGTCGATTCAGGTCAAGCTGCTCAACGACCGTTCGGTGTCGATTCGCGAGTCCATCGACGACGTGCAGTTCACGCTCGCGCTCACGGTGATTCTCGTGACGCTGGTGATCTTCCTGTTCCTGCGCCGTCTGGCCGCCACGCTCATTCCGGTGATGTCGCTGCCGGTGTCGCTGATCGGTACCGTTGCGCTCATGAAGGGCATGGGCTACTCGATCGACAACATCTCGCTGCTGGGCATTACGCTCGCTGTAGGGCTGGTGGTCGACGACGCCATCGTGATGCTGGAGAACATCGTGCGTCACATCGAGAACGGCGTGCCGCCGTTGCGCGCCGCGCTGGTCGGCTCGCGCGAGATGGGCTTCACGATTCTTTCGATCTCGATTTCGCTGGTGGCGGTGTTCATCCCCATCTTCTTCATGCCGGGCGTGATCGGGCTGATGTTCCATGAGTTCGCGGTGGTGGTGTCGCTGGCGATTCTGGTGTCGGCGGCGGTGTCGCTCACGCTGATTCCGATGCTGTGCAGCCGCTATCTCAAGCACGAGCAGGACGAAGGCGTCGGCCTGCGCGCCACGCAGTGGTTCGAGGACGGCTTCGTGTGGGTGCAGGATGCCTACGTGCGCAGCGTCGATTGGTGCCTTGCGCACCGCAAGTGGGTGATCGGTGCCGCGGGGGCCACGTTCATTGCGACGGGCGTGTTGTTCGCCACAATCCCGAAGGGCTTCTTCCCGAGCGAAGACATCGGGCAGGTGCAGGTGACGGCCGAAGGCGCGCAGGACATTTCGTTCACGGCGATGTCGGCGTTGCTGCGTCAGGCGGGTGACATCATCCGTGCGAATCCGGCGGTGGAGACCGTGATCGTGTCGGCCAACGACAGCAATCAGGGCCGCATGTTCATCAACCTGAAGCCGCATGGCGAGCGAG
The Pandoraea oxalativorans genome window above contains:
- a CDS encoding efflux RND transporter permease subunit; translated protein: MNLSELCIRRPVMTILLCVAAVVAGLIAYGQIPISALPSYNSPVIQVTATLPGASPETMAASVAAPMEKQFSTIAGVAVISSTNTQGTTSIIIEFDSDRDIDAAAVDVQAALFRAQRKLPVEMTTPPSYRKVNPADAPILFLAMNSPSMSLAELDDYAENLVSPTLSTLPGVAQVLIFGQKRFAVRVKARPDALAARKLTLDDVARALASANANSPVGTLDGSRQTLTIEANRQMTKADQFASLIIASVNGSPVYLRDVADVQDSVESVKTGSWVNGERSIVLAVLRQPNANTVATVDQVKAALPRLAEQMPQSIQVKLLNDRSVSIRESIDDVQFTLALTVILVTLVIFLFLRRLAATLIPVMSLPVSLIGTVALMKGMGYSIDNISLLGITLAVGLVVDDAIVMLENIVRHIENGVPPLRAALVGSREMGFTILSISISLVAVFIPIFFMPGVIGLMFHEFAVVVSLAILVSAAVSLTLIPMLCSRYLKHEQDEGVGLRATQWFEDGFVWVQDAYVRSVDWCLAHRKWVIGAAGATFIATGVLFATIPKGFFPSEDIGQVQVTAEGAQDISFTAMSALLRQAGDIIRANPAVETVIVSANDSNQGRMFINLKPHGERAHMSEVLEALRRDVKQVPGLNVYFNPVQNLQLGGKQSKSRYQYVMQSVKPGEMQLWSDRLMNLMRADAIFRDVTTDAQMKGLQARLTIDRDKANTLGVAIGDIRSALYSAFGERQVSTIYTPSDSYQVILQADDNDRRDEGAFDKIYVRGKGGALVPLSAVATVERKMGPVSVNHQGQLQAVTLSFNLAPGAALGDASKKIVGFQQQLGFPPSIITSWGGDAAAFQKSQSSQVVLLVGALLVIYVLLGVLYESYIHPITILAGLPSAAVGALITLRLFGMDLSLIAVIGILMLIGIVKKNAIMMIDFALDAQRNGGMTPLEAIRQACALRFRPIMMTTLAALMGALPIALGLGAGAELRQPLGLAVVGGLLFSQVITLYITPVIYLYLDRFAGNGPLVLPGDKAANDGSGKHGGSDAAADVNVQKTSRAH
- a CDS encoding efflux RND transporter periplasmic adaptor subunit, which encodes MSDENARRPLPGDAAAHGHGGQPGSGAQGPKRPKGTKGSSRWTVGLVALAVIAGGATWLRSRGAEKTVRAAAAPSVTAASVETRDVPVRLIANGTVTARQTIDVRPQISSTIRQVHIKEGDFVKAGQLLFSLDARMDEANLKKVQAQLAKDEADLANARRTLARTKQLIAEHFVSQSALDTAQSGVDSLTAQVAADRAAIAASQVAVDYNQIRAGIDGRTGAINVHPGSLVTPGGAALVSITQLDPIDISFTLPEGALAELQAARAGGPVAVTATLGTTGVTVTGQLSFIDNAVDSQTGTIRLKAAYDNRDAKLWPGMYLNVAVIGRVLKQASVVPPQAVQTGPDGKFVYVIDGDGKVSAKPVKVGYVEAKLAVVDGVPAGAKVVQEGAENLRPGNKVTVVASREGGVGAGGGSGKAP